The following coding sequences lie in one Flavobacterium sediminis genomic window:
- a CDS encoding response regulator transcription factor, translating to MDNIIKIILADDELLFRKGIAFLLEREPNFKVIYEASDGSDLVNYLEDDPIELPDLILIDLKMPLLNGVEATKRIHSKFPEIKIIALTSYETKPFVLNMIQEGASSYLVKNTSPKEVVKTINEVIAKGFYYNDMVMEIIYEGISSGNKKVKCSIEEDYLTSREKEVLKLICMQHNTNEIAEKLFISPRTVDGHRNNLLLKTEARNIAGLVVYAIQNKIVDVEQISQRF from the coding sequence ATGGACAATATAATAAAAATAATATTGGCTGATGATGAGCTGCTTTTTAGAAAAGGTATTGCTTTTTTACTAGAAAGAGAGCCTAATTTTAAGGTAATTTATGAAGCTTCTGACGGAAGTGACCTCGTTAATTATCTCGAAGACGATCCGATTGAATTGCCCGATTTAATTCTTATAGATTTAAAAATGCCCTTATTAAACGGAGTTGAAGCTACAAAAAGAATTCACAGTAAATTTCCGGAAATAAAAATAATAGCCCTGACCAGTTATGAAACAAAACCTTTTGTTTTAAATATGATTCAGGAAGGTGCCTCGTCTTACCTTGTTAAGAATACGTCTCCTAAAGAAGTGGTAAAGACGATCAATGAAGTAATAGCCAAAGGTTTTTATTATAATGACATGGTCATGGAAATAATCTATGAAGGGATTTCGTCAGGAAATAAAAAGGTAAAATGCAGTATTGAAGAAGACTATCTTACCTCAAGAGAAAAAGAAGTGCTAAAGTTGATTTGTATGCAGCATAACACCAATGAAATAGCTGAAAAATTGTTCATTAGCCCCAGAACTGTTGACGGACATAGGAACAATCTGCTGTTAAAGACAGAAGCACGAAATATAGCCGGTTTAGTCGTCTATGCAATTCAAAACAAAATAGTAGATGTAGAACAAATCAGTCAGAGATTTTAA
- a CDS encoding LytR/AlgR family response regulator transcription factor produces MVKILIVEDQVLIANHIKNILNENNYTQIDIAYKINQAIEKLNSFKPDVVLLDINVEGRDTGIDWAKQHVKEAKIIFITGQSELSTLQKALEVNPVSYLTKPVRTIDLLAALQLVVINNKSNYVVIRDGHNEIKLNTDQILFVKSDKNYIDIQTPGKKYTVRNTLDNFYKDLDPAIFCKIHRSYIANVSKIAQKKSNAVIIDKYELPLSRNCDLIF; encoded by the coding sequence ATGGTAAAGATACTGATAGTTGAAGATCAAGTGTTGATTGCAAATCACATAAAGAATATCTTAAATGAAAATAATTACACCCAAATCGATATTGCGTATAAAATTAATCAGGCAATTGAAAAACTAAATTCTTTTAAACCGGATGTTGTTCTGTTAGATATCAATGTCGAGGGTAGAGATACGGGAATTGACTGGGCCAAACAACATGTAAAAGAAGCAAAAATTATTTTCATTACAGGGCAATCGGAACTTTCTACTTTGCAAAAGGCATTAGAAGTTAATCCTGTGTCTTATTTAACAAAACCCGTAAGGACAATTGATCTGTTAGCAGCACTTCAATTAGTTGTGATCAATAATAAATCGAATTATGTTGTTATAAGAGACGGACACAATGAAATTAAATTGAATACTGATCAAATACTATTTGTAAAGAGTGATAAAAATTATATTGACATTCAAACCCCGGGAAAAAAGTATACTGTAAGAAATACATTAGATAATTTTTATAAAGATTTAGACCCTGCTATTTTTTGCAAAATTCATCGTTCCTATATTGCTAATGTATCAAAAATAGCACAAAAAAAATCAAATGCAGTAATTATTGACAAATATGAATTACCGCTTTCCAGGAACTGTGATCTGATCTTTTAA
- a CDS encoding tetratricopeptide repeat-containing sensor histidine kinase, producing MRSPFFSFLFLLIGFPNSFLWGQVNAVDSLERELKHITDSKSSSETSVDTLQVQILLSLSEELDETKTDDAILYAKRALEKAIKLKFPEKILEASFLLGKIYNNTSDFDLSETYLKKALAIANDQKDYIYIGDCHFYMARANLIRNNFPESIKHLNWALQAYEKINDKVKIARVFNSKAILYGKQSRHDQELEYYNKALHSLDGLESKDAEWLKHIISTNLAYNHLDNKEYKKALSIFLDSYLKLKEEQSNHSAGSARGVGASYLKLNQLEKALEYFNIALEIYKKTGNKSGLGDINREIGYVYFLEKNYKQAEQYTLEGLKYSTQIGELESIKFCHENLARIYNESAKYKLAYENELLYKKYSDSMFNIEINNRVYELQKQYEFEKEKELLAQEQLQKEKASKVRAEKQQMLIYIIVISLIVLSVLTAAIYYNLKENKKQRKIVEAQKEMIQRSLYEKETLLREIHHRVKNNLQIISSLLNMQSKDVKNDDILYLLKEGQNRIQAMSLIHQKLYQSEDIDKVDIENYVKDLTTFLSQMYIGDSKRITVNIYAHKCKFDFETAVPLGLVINELVSNAYKHAFIDQSQGTIKIEIESLGDLDYELKVSNNGIPLPEDFSMENQKSLGLKIVSILSRQLRGSFEIKKEGKFTTFIVMFKNLKLYKKRND from the coding sequence ATGAGAAGCCCTTTTTTTTCTTTTCTTTTTTTATTGATAGGTTTTCCGAATAGCTTTTTGTGGGGACAAGTTAACGCCGTTGATAGTTTGGAAAGGGAGTTAAAACACATCACAGATTCAAAATCATCATCTGAAACTTCTGTTGATACATTACAAGTTCAAATTTTACTTTCTCTTTCAGAAGAGTTAGACGAAACAAAAACGGATGATGCTATTCTTTATGCTAAAAGAGCTTTAGAAAAAGCCATCAAATTAAAATTCCCGGAAAAGATACTGGAAGCAAGCTTTCTCTTAGGTAAAATTTATAACAATACCAGTGATTTTGACCTTTCAGAAACCTATCTGAAAAAAGCATTGGCTATAGCCAACGATCAAAAAGATTATATCTATATCGGAGATTGTCATTTCTATATGGCCAGAGCAAACTTAATCCGAAATAATTTTCCGGAGTCCATAAAACACTTGAATTGGGCCTTACAGGCATACGAAAAGATCAATGATAAAGTTAAAATAGCCAGAGTGTTCAATAGCAAAGCTATTTTATATGGAAAGCAAAGCCGTCATGATCAAGAGCTTGAATATTATAATAAAGCATTACATTCTTTAGACGGACTGGAATCAAAGGATGCAGAATGGCTCAAGCATATTATCTCTACCAATTTAGCCTATAATCATTTAGACAATAAAGAGTACAAAAAGGCTTTATCAATTTTTCTGGATTCATATCTAAAATTAAAAGAGGAACAGTCAAATCATTCAGCCGGAAGTGCCCGTGGGGTAGGAGCTTCCTATTTGAAATTGAACCAACTTGAAAAGGCACTGGAATATTTTAATATAGCATTAGAAATCTATAAAAAGACAGGCAACAAGTCTGGCTTAGGAGATATAAACAGAGAAATAGGATATGTATACTTTCTGGAGAAGAATTATAAGCAGGCCGAACAATATACTTTAGAAGGGTTAAAATATTCGACACAAATAGGAGAGTTAGAATCTATCAAATTCTGTCATGAGAATTTGGCTAGAATTTATAATGAGTCAGCAAAATACAAACTGGCTTATGAGAATGAATTATTATATAAAAAGTATAGTGACTCTATGTTCAATATAGAGATCAATAACAGGGTTTATGAATTGCAAAAGCAATATGAGTTTGAAAAGGAAAAAGAACTATTAGCACAGGAGCAACTTCAAAAAGAAAAAGCAAGCAAGGTCAGAGCTGAAAAACAGCAAATGTTGATCTATATTATTGTTATAAGCCTTATTGTGTTGAGTGTCTTAACTGCTGCTATATATTATAATTTAAAAGAGAATAAAAAACAGCGAAAAATTGTAGAAGCCCAAAAAGAAATGATCCAACGATCCCTATATGAAAAGGAAACCCTTTTACGGGAAATACACCATCGGGTGAAGAACAACCTTCAGATCATTTCCAGTTTGCTCAATATGCAGTCAAAAGATGTAAAGAATGACGATATTTTATATCTTTTAAAGGAAGGACAAAACAGGATACAGGCGATGAGTCTTATCCATCAAAAGCTTTACCAGTCAGAAGATATAGATAAGGTTGATATTGAAAACTATGTAAAAGATCTTACGACATTCTTATCGCAAATGTATATCGGAGATTCAAAAAGAATAACGGTAAATATTTATGCCCATAAATGTAAATTTGATTTTGAAACTGCCGTTCCGCTTGGGTTGGTCATAAATGAGCTGGTCTCTAATGCTTACAAGCATGCGTTTATTGACCAGTCGCAAGGAACTATAAAAATTGAGATTGAGTCATTAGGAGATTTAGATTATGAACTCAAAGTCAGTAACAACGGTATCCCATTACCGGAAGACTTTTCGATGGAAAATCAAAAGTCACTGGGATTAAAAATAGTTTCTATTTTAAGCCGCCAGTTAAGAGGAAGCTTTGAAATAAAAAAAGAAGGAAAATTCACTACCTTTATAGTGATGTTTAAGAATTTAAAATTATATAAGAAGAGGAATGATTAA
- a CDS encoding sensor histidine kinase: protein MNNAALTDKELILAIIYTFIAFVLMTIAVVVFVYYSRKKIIQKEIENKDMEIKYQKEIINATILAQEEERSRIARDLHDDISSKLNIISLSSYMLNSENLSDEEQKEITANIVNVCGKVLQSTRRISYDLLPPVLENFGLNVAIEELCNNFSVANKVQINYKNTLKQSIFEDIPLHNHLHLYRILQELINNSIRHGNARQIDIRFAIEDGKKICEYVDDGKGFDIKNTKYRRGLGIKNIESRTSFLKGDLKIESAISQGVRVILNF from the coding sequence ATGAACAATGCAGCTCTTACGGATAAGGAATTGATCCTTGCGATCATTTATACATTTATAGCCTTTGTCTTAATGACGATTGCTGTAGTGGTATTCGTTTATTATTCCCGAAAGAAGATCATTCAAAAAGAGATTGAGAATAAAGATATGGAGATCAAATATCAGAAGGAGATCATCAATGCCACTATTTTAGCTCAGGAAGAAGAGAGGAGCAGGATAGCCAGAGATTTACATGATGATATAAGTTCTAAATTAAATATCATTTCATTAAGCAGTTATATGTTAAATTCAGAGAATTTATCAGATGAAGAGCAAAAAGAAATAACGGCTAATATAGTCAATGTATGCGGGAAAGTTTTGCAGAGTACCAGAAGAATATCCTATGATCTTTTGCCTCCGGTTTTGGAAAATTTCGGTTTAAATGTGGCGATAGAAGAATTGTGTAATAATTTTTCAGTTGCAAATAAAGTACAAATAAATTATAAAAATACGTTAAAACAAAGTATCTTTGAAGATATACCCCTCCATAATCATCTGCACCTTTACAGAATATTGCAGGAATTGATCAATAATTCCATAAGACATGGAAATGCGAGACAGATAGACATTCGTTTTGCTATTGAAGATGGAAAAAAAATTTGTGAGTATGTAGATGACGGTAAAGGATTCGACATAAAAAACACAAAGTATCGTAGAGGACTTGGAATAAAGAATATCGAAAGCAGAACAAGTTTTTTGAAAGGAGATTTAAAAATTGAAAGTGCTATTAGCCAAGGAGTACGAGTAATTTTAAATTTCTAA
- a CDS encoding tetratricopeptide repeat protein, protein MKFKILSFFLYFFLIYPVKAQFHQDFQKGIDYLKTSKIDSALYFFKKIEKQVTSSDDSIKGIYKLNLGKVLKLKQDYPEALKLYEEAESIFNTIKLYDRLAETYLNIGEFYRAKYDFDLSLEYLNEAKEIIDKHHVSRETEAYYWSRRAALYIEKEYDCHNSIKCSQKVLELFKGEGANALVASAFNEIGYAYKNLNKDVLAEEYYKEALQQFRKINDELYEANVLINIIRLYEKKGRIQKAKSFIDRGLEISRKKQYNIYLQDFKFLEAGYFKVTGNYKKALDSYEVFRELEKAEFISKWNKQIIEAERKYELEKKNSELEIKELNLKNQANELKSSRVNFFIAVGILFSLIILTLIVLFFFRKTQKNNKVLEKLSKENEFLLSETNHRINNNLQLITILISDELRKANAESENIPIKKILAKVETIAILHRHLYQSADKRQVDIHEYLNEIKSVYGEVFEERNITIDLKIDSVLLSSDTTMFIGLLVTELIINSIKHAYTREQEKAILISVLREKDFIHFLYHDNGEKPKTKEIDPKLVAQLCLQLDVEYKIDVTKGFKITFSKKIA, encoded by the coding sequence ATGAAATTCAAAATACTTAGCTTTTTTTTATATTTTTTTCTGATATATCCCGTTAAAGCGCAGTTTCATCAGGATTTTCAGAAAGGCATAGATTATTTAAAAACGTCTAAAATTGACAGTGCTCTATACTTTTTTAAGAAGATTGAGAAACAGGTAACATCTTCTGATGATTCCATTAAAGGTATTTACAAACTGAATTTAGGTAAAGTTCTGAAATTAAAGCAAGATTACCCGGAGGCATTAAAACTTTATGAGGAAGCCGAATCCATTTTCAATACGATAAAATTATACGATCGCTTAGCGGAAACATATCTCAATATAGGCGAGTTTTACAGGGCTAAATATGATTTTGACTTATCTTTAGAATACCTTAATGAGGCTAAAGAAATTATAGACAAACATCACGTTTCACGCGAAACAGAAGCGTATTACTGGAGCCGAAGAGCTGCTCTTTATATAGAGAAAGAATACGATTGTCATAACTCTATAAAATGTTCACAAAAAGTCTTAGAATTATTTAAAGGAGAAGGTGCTAATGCTTTAGTGGCTTCAGCTTTTAATGAAATAGGGTATGCCTATAAAAATCTGAATAAAGATGTCCTTGCCGAAGAGTACTATAAAGAAGCTTTACAGCAATTTAGAAAAATTAACGACGAATTATACGAAGCTAATGTGTTAATTAATATCATTAGATTGTATGAAAAGAAAGGACGTATACAAAAGGCAAAGTCTTTTATTGACAGAGGTTTAGAGATTTCCCGTAAAAAACAATACAATATTTACCTTCAGGATTTTAAATTTTTAGAAGCCGGATATTTTAAAGTAACCGGGAATTATAAAAAGGCGCTCGATTCTTATGAGGTTTTCCGTGAATTAGAAAAAGCAGAGTTTATCAGTAAATGGAATAAGCAGATCATTGAGGCAGAGCGGAAATATGAATTAGAAAAGAAAAATTCGGAGCTTGAGATTAAAGAGTTGAATTTAAAAAATCAGGCTAATGAACTAAAAAGTTCCCGAGTTAATTTTTTTATTGCGGTAGGAATACTTTTTTCTTTAATTATTTTGACATTAATAGTTTTGTTTTTTTTCAGGAAAACTCAAAAGAACAATAAAGTGCTTGAAAAACTATCAAAAGAAAATGAATTCCTTTTAAGCGAAACTAATCATAGAATTAATAATAACCTACAGTTGATTACAATCTTAATTTCTGATGAGCTCAGAAAAGCCAACGCTGAATCTGAAAATATTCCGATAAAAAAAATATTAGCAAAAGTAGAGACTATAGCTATTCTTCACAGACATTTATACCAATCAGCAGATAAAAGGCAGGTAGACATACATGAATATCTGAATGAAATTAAATCCGTTTATGGTGAAGTTTTCGAAGAAAGGAATATAACTATAGATTTAAAAATTGATTCTGTTTTATTGAGTTCAGATACTACCATGTTCATAGGCTTGTTGGTTACAGAACTGATAATAAATTCCATAAAGCATGCTTATACTCGTGAACAGGAGAAGGCAATTTTGATTTCTGTTTTAAGAGAGAAAGATTTCATTCATTTTTTGTACCATGACAATGGCGAAAAACCTAAAACAAAGGAAATAGATCCTAAATTAGTGGCACAGTTGTGTTTGCAATTAGACGTAGAATACAAAATTGATGTAACAAAAGGATTCAAAATAACATTTTCAAAAAAGATTGCATAA
- a CDS encoding phage tail protein: MSTEPFIGEIKLFGFNFAPLGYSLCAGQIISISQYTALFSLIGTTYGGNGQTTFALPDLQGRMPIGQGQGPGLPLYTMGQKAGSTTKTLTTSNLPPHIHSLLNAHVNLQASTDNADELSPAGNFPATATDAIYSGNGATPNTYTGGAVLSGTTDVTGSGIPVDIMNPYLTINFSIAMQGIFPSRN, from the coding sequence ATGTCAACGGAACCATTTATCGGAGAGATTAAACTATTCGGATTCAATTTTGCCCCTTTGGGATATTCACTTTGTGCCGGTCAAATTATTTCAATTTCTCAATACACAGCCTTATTTTCACTTATAGGAACTACTTACGGAGGTAACGGACAGACCACTTTTGCTCTTCCTGATTTACAAGGGCGTATGCCAATTGGACAAGGACAAGGTCCGGGATTACCCCTTTACACAATGGGACAAAAAGCGGGTAGTACAACTAAAACACTAACAACTTCAAACTTGCCTCCACACATCCATTCATTATTGAATGCTCATGTTAATTTACAAGCATCAACGGATAATGCAGACGAATTATCGCCGGCAGGAAATTTCCCGGCTACGGCTACAGATGCCATTTATAGCGGTAACGGAGCAACTCCTAATACATATACAGGAGGAGCAGTACTATCAGGTACTACTGACGTTACCGGATCAGGTATTCCTGTAGATATCATGAATCCTTACCTAACCATAAATTTTTCTATTGCTATGCAAGGAATATTCCCAAGCAGGAACTAA
- a CDS encoding asparagine synthetase B, giving the protein MKGLSFSIILYLIFFSITIKASSVLLPMDAEGQQNHLKAYGITYWALTKDYKVSWLLNYRGGSFLLPDAAEIRRECQIRGVTFEILSDASANNILEQISSPSQNMETVILEKAPKIAVYTPKGKQPWDDAVTMVLTYAEIPYTEVYDAEVLSDQLLLYDWLHLHHEDFTGQYGKFFGAYRNAPWYIEQKKQAEELAASLGYQKVSEEKLAVARKIRDYVIGGGFMFAMCSATDSFDIALAADGVDICEPMFDGDNSAPNYQASINYNNSFAFKDFILERSPMVYEFSDIDTTNDRINKTIPFEQDYFSLMDFSAKWDPIPTMLCQNHTQLIKGFMGQTTAFRGSLIKSNVLRLGECKINGEARYIHGTRGKGMFTFYGGHDPEDYQHRVGDPPTVLDLHPNSPGYRLILNNVLFPAARKKKQKT; this is encoded by the coding sequence ATGAAGGGTTTATCATTTTCTATAATTCTATACCTTATCTTTTTTTCCATAACTATTAAGGCCTCTTCCGTATTGTTACCTATGGACGCTGAGGGGCAGCAAAATCATCTGAAAGCTTACGGAATTACCTATTGGGCACTGACAAAGGACTATAAAGTGAGTTGGCTGTTAAATTACAGAGGAGGTTCGTTCTTGTTACCCGATGCTGCTGAGATCCGAAGAGAATGCCAGATCAGAGGAGTTACATTTGAAATTTTATCAGATGCTTCTGCTAATAATATTCTGGAACAAATTAGCAGCCCTTCTCAAAACATGGAAACGGTGATTTTAGAAAAAGCACCTAAGATTGCAGTGTATACTCCTAAAGGGAAACAGCCTTGGGATGATGCTGTGACCATGGTTTTAACTTATGCCGAAATTCCATATACTGAAGTTTACGATGCGGAAGTACTGAGCGATCAGTTATTGCTTTACGATTGGTTGCATTTACATCATGAAGATTTTACCGGACAATACGGAAAATTTTTCGGAGCATATCGAAATGCACCTTGGTATATAGAACAAAAAAAACAAGCAGAAGAATTAGCCGCAAGTCTGGGATATCAAAAGGTATCAGAAGAAAAACTGGCAGTAGCCAGAAAAATAAGAGATTATGTCATTGGGGGAGGTTTTATGTTTGCCATGTGTTCCGCAACCGATAGTTTTGATATTGCTTTAGCTGCTGACGGGGTTGATATTTGTGAGCCTATGTTTGATGGTGATAATAGTGCACCGAATTATCAGGCTTCCATCAACTACAACAATAGTTTTGCATTCAAGGATTTTATTTTAGAGCGTAGCCCGATGGTCTATGAATTTTCGGATATCGATACAACTAATGACAGGATAAATAAAACTATTCCTTTTGAGCAGGATTATTTTTCCTTAATGGATTTTTCAGCAAAATGGGATCCGATCCCAACGATGTTATGCCAAAACCATACGCAACTCATAAAAGGATTTATGGGACAGACGACAGCTTTCAGAGGAAGTTTGATTAAGAGTAACGTTCTTCGTTTAGGAGAGTGTAAAATAAACGGAGAAGCCCGCTACATTCACGGAACCAGAGGTAAAGGTATGTTTACTTTTTACGGAGGACACGATCCGGAAGATTACCAGCATAGAGTAGGAGATCCGCCAACAGTTTTAGATTTGCATCCCAATTCGCCGGGATATCGTTTGATCCTGAATAATGTATTATTTCCGGCAGCAAGGAAGAAAAAGCAGAAAACCTAA
- a CDS encoding phage tail protein — protein MSTEPFIGEIKLFGFNFAPKGHMLCAGQIMSIAQNTALFSLIGTTYGGNGQTTFALPDLQGRMPIGQGQGSGLPDYSMGEIGGHTTVTLLTSNIPPHTHSLNSTRVLLQASTDNADELSPAGNFPATATSAIYSGNGATPNVYTGGARLTGTTDITGSGIPVNVLNPYLTINYSIAIYGIFPSRN, from the coding sequence ATGTCTACAGAACCATTTATCGGAGAAATTAAACTATTCGGATTTAACTTTGCCCCAAAAGGTCATATGCTTTGTGCCGGACAAATAATGTCTATCGCTCAAAATACAGCCTTATTTTCACTTATAGGAACTACCTACGGAGGCAACGGACAAACCACTTTTGCTCTTCCTGATCTACAAGGACGTATGCCAATAGGACAAGGTCAAGGTTCGGGATTACCTGATTATTCAATGGGAGAAATCGGAGGTCACACTACAGTTACGCTATTAACAAGTAACATTCCGCCACACACACACTCTTTGAATTCAACTCGTGTACTATTACAAGCATCAACGGATAATGCAGATGAACTATCGCCGGCAGGAAATTTCCCAGCAACAGCAACAAGCGCGATCTATAGCGGTAACGGAGCAACTCCTAATGTATATACAGGAGGAGCACGTCTTACAGGTACTACTGATATTACCGGATCAGGTATTCCTGTAAATGTCTTGAACCCGTATTTAACTATAAATTATTCCATTGCTATATACGGAATTTTTCCAAGTCGTAATTAA
- a CDS encoding LamG-like jellyroll fold domain-containing protein, with amino-acid sequence MKQKYFYSFLLFCLSVIAFSQTLDQSNAPSDNGGGSFTVSSTQNVGQSFVAGMTGDMTQVNLRVGNWGSVFSAGDFQLRIFDGNGYGGTVLNTTSFTITNPPVTNGYEELSVVLSSSVAIVSGNSYTIDFRGITGSVSTHGTGANYANGGLYFSDGNTILYDSYDLWFKTFLTVPTPATHLNFDGVNDYVNLGTSISTALNGATALTFEAWINPSVLNGWNNIITDYDGAYHKVLLRVRNNNNIQFVLNGTFLNSPFSVPLNTWTHIAAVYDGANMYVYANGTLIASQAASVSLPTTSNQFNIGNRISGSELFTGNIDEVRVWTTARTVEQINGSMNCELQGTESGLVAYYQFNQGIDQADNTSVTTLTDATSNGYDGTLTNFALTGSTSNWLAGSAVTTGSTVPVAPTVSTPVVYNQGATATALTATSGETGLLWYTTATGGTSSTTAPTPDTSVAGSTSYWVSSTNANGCESERAEIVVTVNAAATHLNFDGANDIVNLGTSLTTYFTGKTATTVEAWVRPETNSGLGVIAGNYDYPTSGLGLQMLLRRDNNGYSFWINGGTGYSSVVASNAVVLNTWQHVAGVWDGATMKIYVDGVLINSAAKTGAMPSITSTFVIGGNAQTVPEMFKGDIDEVRIWDIALADSDILATKDCELENGQNNIIAYYKFNQGFENADNSGVTSLTDSSGNNYNGTLNNFALTGSTSNWKIGSQVTTGNVCPLVLSSTAFNTNKFLMYPNPTKGIFTVRTEENVTIEVYDIVGKVVKKQKIVSGEANVDITALNSGIYIVKTIDSENNFEIFKLIKE; translated from the coding sequence ATGAAACAAAAGTATTTTTATTCTTTTTTATTATTCTGTTTATCGGTTATTGCTTTTAGCCAAACATTAGATCAATCTAATGCCCCTTCAGATAACGGAGGAGGAAGTTTTACCGTTTCTTCAACACAGAATGTAGGACAGTCATTTGTAGCCGGTATGACCGGAGATATGACGCAAGTGAATCTTAGAGTTGGAAATTGGGGATCAGTTTTTAGTGCCGGAGATTTTCAATTGAGAATCTTTGATGGAAACGGATATGGAGGTACAGTATTGAACACTACGAGTTTTACTATTACAAATCCGCCAGTTACCAATGGTTATGAAGAGTTAAGTGTTGTTCTTTCTTCTAGTGTAGCTATTGTTAGCGGTAATAGTTATACCATAGATTTTAGAGGGATAACAGGTTCTGTTTCTACTCATGGTACAGGAGCAAATTATGCTAACGGAGGGTTGTATTTTAGTGACGGAAACACAATCTTGTACGATTCGTATGATTTATGGTTTAAAACATTTCTTACGGTTCCTACACCGGCAACACATTTAAATTTTGACGGAGTTAATGATTATGTAAACTTAGGAACTTCAATCTCTACTGCTTTAAATGGAGCAACTGCTTTAACATTTGAAGCATGGATTAATCCATCAGTTTTAAATGGGTGGAATAATATTATTACAGATTATGATGGAGCTTATCATAAAGTATTATTACGTGTAAGAAATAACAACAACATTCAATTTGTTTTAAATGGTACTTTTTTAAATTCTCCTTTTAGTGTTCCCTTAAATACATGGACTCATATTGCTGCAGTTTATGATGGAGCAAATATGTATGTTTATGCAAATGGAACTTTAATCGCTTCTCAAGCTGCTTCTGTAAGTTTACCAACCACTTCAAATCAATTTAACATTGGTAATAGAATTAGTGGTTCAGAGCTTTTCACAGGAAATATTGATGAAGTTCGCGTTTGGACTACTGCAAGAACAGTTGAACAAATTAATGGCTCTATGAACTGTGAATTACAAGGAACAGAATCAGGCTTAGTAGCTTATTACCAATTCAATCAAGGAATAGATCAGGCAGACAATACAAGTGTTACTACTCTAACGGATGCCACTTCAAATGGATATGACGGAACATTGACTAATTTTGCTTTAACAGGTTCAACTTCAAATTGGTTAGCAGGTTCTGCGGTAACAACCGGATCTACAGTTCCTGTTGCTCCTACCGTTTCAACACCAGTGGTTTACAATCAAGGAGCTACCGCTACCGCTTTAACAGCAACTTCTGGCGAAACAGGCTTACTATGGTATACAACTGCTACAGGTGGAACAAGCAGTACTACTGCACCGACTCCTGATACTTCAGTTGCAGGTTCTACATCATATTGGGTTTCTTCAACCAATGCAAATGGTTGTGAAAGTGAAAGAGCCGAAATTGTAGTTACTGTCAATGCGGCTGCGACACATTTAAATTTTGACGGAGCTAATGATATTGTTAATTTAGGAACATCGTTAACTACTTATTTTACAGGTAAAACGGCAACAACAGTAGAAGCTTGGGTTAGACCGGAAACAAATTCAGGTTTAGGAGTGATTGCTGGTAATTATGATTACCCAACATCAGGACTTGGTTTACAAATGTTATTGAGAAGAGATAATAACGGTTATTCTTTCTGGATAAACGGAGGTACAGGATATTCATCAGTAGTAGCTTCCAATGCTGTGGTGTTAAATACCTGGCAACATGTTGCAGGTGTTTGGGATGGTGCAACGATGAAAATTTATGTAGATGGTGTTCTAATTAATTCAGCAGCAAAAACCGGAGCAATGCCTTCAATAACATCGACTTTTGTTATCGGTGGAAATGCACAAACTGTTCCTGAAATGTTTAAAGGAGATATAGATGAGGTTCGTATTTGGGATATTGCTTTGGCAGATTCTGATATTTTAGCTACTAAAGATTGTGAGTTAGAAAATGGGCAAAATAATATTATAGCATATTATAAATTCAATCAAGGGTTTGAAAATGCTGATAATTCCGGTGTTACAAGTTTAACCGACAGTTCCGGAAATAATTATAACGGAACTCTTAATAATTTTGCTTTAACAGGATCTACTTCAAACTGGAAAATAGGTTCTCAAGTAACAACGGGTAATGTTTGTCCTCTTGTATTAAGCAGTACTGCTTTTAATACGAACAAGTTTTTGATGTATCCTAATCCGACAAAAGGAATTTTTACGGTTAGAACGGAAGAAAATGTGACGATTGAAGTTTATGATATTGTTGGAAAAGTTGTTAAAAAGCAAAAGATAGTATCTGGAGAAGCAAATGTTGACATCACAGCTCTGAATTCAGGAATTTATATTGTTAAAACTATTGATTCAGAAAATAATTTTGAAATCTTCAAATTAATTAAAGAATAA